One window from the genome of Candidatus Polarisedimenticolaceae bacterium encodes:
- a CDS encoding sigma-54 dependent transcriptional regulator — MARERILLVDDEPGVRSSLGAILEDEGYDVVLAGTGEDGLAEAASSPFDAILLDVWLPGMDGLDTLAKLREARDEAAVVMISGHGTIDTAVRATKLGAFDFVEKPLSLEKTLLVLRNALRQRRLERRNRALLQQLGRDTEILGASRAAGALRSLAEAAATSDSPVLLRGEPGTGRETIARRIHATGRRGDGPFVAVPCGALDALGGEEALFGPAASGGRLALASGGSVFLEEVHRLPEAIQLRLASTVTALAESEAGLRALASTGPEAAGIVPELARRLDVVRVDVPPLRERREDIEVFATRFMRDLAREYGRDERRLAPDALATLRAHAWPGNVRELRNVVERLLLAAPGATVHAADLPAELGGARTAADDLYREFRTLAEGIESFERYYVRRAWSATRGDLEAVARALGVPVEVAAAKARAFGLA; from the coding sequence ATGGCGCGGGAGCGGATCCTTCTGGTGGACGACGAGCCCGGCGTCCGCAGCTCGTTGGGGGCGATCCTCGAGGACGAGGGTTACGACGTCGTCCTGGCCGGCACGGGAGAGGACGGGCTCGCGGAGGCCGCCTCGTCCCCCTTCGACGCGATCCTCCTCGACGTGTGGCTTCCCGGCATGGACGGTCTCGACACGCTCGCCAAGCTCCGCGAGGCGCGCGACGAGGCCGCGGTCGTCATGATCTCCGGTCACGGCACGATCGACACCGCGGTCCGCGCGACGAAGCTCGGCGCGTTCGACTTCGTGGAGAAGCCGCTCTCCCTGGAGAAGACGCTGCTCGTGCTGCGCAACGCGCTGCGTCAGCGGCGCCTCGAGCGACGCAACCGCGCGCTGCTGCAGCAGCTCGGGCGCGACACCGAGATCCTCGGCGCGAGCCGCGCGGCCGGAGCGCTTCGCTCGCTCGCCGAGGCGGCCGCGACCTCCGACAGCCCCGTGCTCTTGCGCGGCGAGCCCGGCACGGGACGGGAGACCATCGCCCGCCGCATCCACGCGACCGGAAGGCGCGGCGACGGGCCCTTCGTGGCCGTGCCGTGCGGGGCCCTCGACGCGCTCGGCGGGGAGGAGGCGCTGTTCGGCCCCGCGGCGTCGGGGGGCCGGCTCGCGCTCGCCTCGGGAGGGAGCGTCTTCCTCGAGGAGGTGCACCGCCTTCCGGAGGCGATCCAGCTGCGGCTGGCTTCGACGGTGACCGCGCTGGCCGAATCGGAGGCGGGGCTGCGCGCCCTCGCGAGCACCGGACCGGAGGCGGCGGGGATCGTTCCGGAGCTGGCCCGGCGCCTCGACGTCGTGCGCGTGGACGTTCCGCCGCTGCGCGAGCGCAGGGAGGACATCGAGGTCTTCGCCACACGTTTCATGCGCGACCTGGCCCGCGAGTACGGGCGCGACGAGCGCCGCCTGGCGCCCGACGCGCTCGCGACCCTGCGCGCGCACGCCTGGCCGGGAAACGTCCGCGAGCTGCGCAACGTCGTCGAGCGCCTCCTGCTGGCCGCGCCGGGCGCGACGGTGCACGCGGCCGATCTTCCCGCCGAGCTGGGCGGAGCGAGGACCGCGGCGGACGATCTCTATCGGGAGTTCCGGACGCTGGCGGAAGGGATCGAGTCGTTCGAGCGGTACTACGTCCGCCGCGCGTGGAGCGCGACGCGGGGCGACCTCGAGGC